From Antennarius striatus isolate MH-2024 chromosome 9, ASM4005453v1, whole genome shotgun sequence, one genomic window encodes:
- the mms22l gene encoding protein MMS22-like, with protein sequence MADDFSQSLTPPVSPFAADSLCELMAARPPCFCCSETKEDPTGALSAEGYAARGSLKRLLLRLDPAPAEYDTDTVEIFGFPWVKETALVESTKLLFGLLRQKVYRLETLVQSGSHDFGQAGSLHYEAEDLRQQCVLFLQYVKVFLHRYLEPSSSMDSDHLHPYEELEEQLPSALLEELLGITLLIGRLKDLPANVQSSLTISNQGKIFPPSWHLLHLHLDIHWSVLEILHLLGLKMQGQVVYAHQFVNLTGENLTDSSLFEEHLCSLLCDLTGLAIGKYSKVRPTEALNSHHYLCSCTKELWVLLMHLVEHRNKVLHTQSFWSYMNSLLRPLVLRMPAAEQFTGLPTHCMDPLGFTWWLVSHLSVLGQYCRNGTLDTESQSHLGDNWTFVEELLRLTCNPKGGLAEEQVRMHVHCCLSLCLLWDPSTSAVSTLWDYYSRNLNASFSVPWLGISGLGTLYKTPLALLDQARSCCSPSPLHCPGHTQLYRSANSFHIFLRVLALCLAQDRAGGVPQRQIKGRIYSKFSAKKMQELSEAGLMNFLLLFLVVARQVELEDVAGRACELLGFLPSTCPTGHRTLVWRGQLSLLMLIRERGLDVGAQASWLASSFNETAKEFYNKNTDVSRKLALWGPLSSYLEGVAELFETSSSLSLSEEKLLNEGFDWLLPACRLSELNSALSFLQTILDQLRRVHQHRVQSATPLAGAPSTTCVVKERHLAVAAALWAHFFPFLCSLRLSQTPTAQLADAAAGFTLLALDLPSSAPQDLQPNPWQSIMQRFGWDDMVHPLLVTRYLPHLLQNSELMSSLSADSAAVRSGSSQSLSVRAWFRCVLQQHLHKNPDGSQTRTGRAFEEQLCELTRLVVRLPEVDSLLQRAGLQSTASRLEPTSVLEMFVKAVSSVYCGLQVLSERSVMVTRALDYIGDIMKYIKPALVSKNQDGLQLTYWAVGCIVKHWSPLLATSKAQQLLFRIVDVLLLPHNITQQDKALRDSLPLYLQGLSVASSVSQSQGVYLRQQLHSVTRRYLDHFLPASPSLGVISNHPVLLSACEVHPNARGAALRRTILEVLCECFLRFKGHAPPPRLASLLIFVLELLRRNGDSDPTLVTLPLPCLLRCLMLVNEPQVRKTSADTLQLVVERCATASTEGPCDQMISVLQSLVEESAGVYDRQVYSVLETVAVLDPSVVQALIPKLSLSLRNTEHKRGVGKNIALRSSYKKVLRLLGESGEAEISSLEAD encoded by the exons ATGGCAGATGATTTCAGTCAATCCCTCACCCCACCAGTTTCTCCCTTTGCAGCAGACAGTTTATGTGAGCTGATGGCAGCTCGACCGCCATGCTTCTGCTGCTCAGAAACAAAAGAGGATCCCACTGGAGCTCTGTCCGCTGAGGGTTACGCTGCCAGAGGCTCCCTGAAACG GCTGCTTTTACGTCTTGACCCGGCTCCCGCAGAGTACGACACAGACACAGTGGAGATATTTGGCTTCCCCTGGGTAAAAGAGACCGCACTGGTGGAATCCACAAAGTTACTGTTTGGTTTGCTCAG ACAAAAGGTTTACAGGCTAGAGACTCTGGTCCAGTCCGGCTCGCATGACTTTG GTCAAGCTGGCAGCCTCCACTATGAAGCAGAGGACCTGAGACAgcagtgtgttttgtttctccAGTACGTCAAAGTCTTCTTGCACAG gtACCTGGAACCTTCCAGCTCCATGGATTCAGATCATTTACACCCCTatgaggagctggaagagcaGCTACCTTCTGCTCTTCTGGAGGAGCTGTTAGGCATCACTCTCCTCATAGGTCGACTCAAAGACCTGCCCGCCAACGTTCAGAGTTCCCTCACAATCTCTAACCAGGGaaag ATTTTCCCTCCCTCGTGGCATTTATTGCATCTTCATCTTGACATCCACTGGTCAGTCTTGGAGATCCTTCACCTGCTTGGTCTTAAGATGCAAG GCCAGGTGGTGTACGCCCACCAGTTTGTGAACCTGACTGGAGAGAACCTGACTGATAGCAGTCTGTTTGAAGAGCACCTGTGCAGTCTGCTGTGTGACCTCACTGGTCTGGCCATTGGCAAATACAGCAAG GTGAGGCCTACAGAAGCATTGAACAGCCATCATTATCTCTGCTCATGCACCAAAGAGCTGTGGGTGCTGCTCATGCACCTCGTGGAACACAGGAATAAAGTATTGCATACGCAG TCTTTTTGGAGCTACATGAATTCTTTGTTGAGGCCTCTGGTTTTGAGGATGCCAGCAGCGGAGCAGTTCACCGGCCTGCCCACACACTGCATGGACCCTCTTGGATTCACTTGGTGGCTGGTCAGTCATTTATCCGTGCTAGGCCAGTACTGTCGTAATGGCACTCTGGACACTGAG TCACAGAGCCATCTGGGGGATAACTGGACTTTTGTGGAAGAGCTGCTCAGGTTAACCTGTAACCCCAAG GGAGGTCTTGCAGAAGAACAAGTCAGGATGCATGTCCACTGCTGTCTCAGTCTATGTCTGCTGTGGGATCCGAGCACCAGCGCCGTCTCCACCCTCTGGGACTACTACAGCAGGAATCTG AATGCTTCCTTCAGCGTACCCTGGCTGGGGATCTCTGGCCTGGGCACGTTATACAAGACTCCCCTGGCTTTGTTGGATCAGGCACGCAGCTgctgctctccctctccccttCACTGTCCAGGACACACCCAGCTCTACCGCTCAGCCAACTCCTTCCACATCTTCCTCCGGGTGCTGGCGCTGTGCCTCGCCCAGGACAGGGCTGGTGGAGTCCCCCAGAGACAGATCAAAGGAAG GATTTATTCTAAGTTCTCCGCTAAGAAGATGCAGGAGCTGTCGGAGGCGGGCCTGATGaactttctgctgctgtttctggtGGTGGCCAGgcaggtggagctggaggatgTAGCTGGCAGAGCCTGTGAGCTACTAGGCTTCCTTCCCTCCACCTGCCCCACGGGGCACCGTACTCTGGTCTGGAGAGGACAGCTATCGCTGCTGATGTTAATacgg gAGAGAGGTCTTGATGTTGGCGCCCAGGCTTCCTGGTTGGCCTCCTCCTTTAATGAGACGGCCAAAGAGTTCTACAATAAGAACACAGACGTGTCTCGCAAACTTGCCCTCTGGGGACCCCTCAGCTCATACCTGGAGGGGGTGGCAGAACTGTTCGAAACCAGTTCCAGCCTCAGTCTATCAGAGGAAAAGCTGCTCAACGAAGGGTTTGATTGGTTGTTGCCTGCGTGCCGCCTTTCAGAGCTGAATTCGGCCTTGAGTTTTTTGCAGACCATACTTGACCAGCTCAG GCGGGTCCATCAGCACAGGGTCCAGTCAGCGACCCCTTTGGCAGGTGCTCCCTCTACCACCTGTGTGGTGAAAGAGCGCCACCTAGCGGTTGCAGCGGCGCTCTGGGCACACTTCTTTCCCTTCCTGTGCAGCCTACGCCTCTCTCAGACCCCCACAGCACAGCTGGCAGATGCTGCTGCAG gtttcacCCTGTTGGCCTTGGATCTGCCCAGCTCGGCCCCGCAGGACCTTCAACCCAACCCGTGGCAGTCCATCATGCAGCGTTTTGGTTGGGATGATATGGTTCACCCCCTGCTGGTGACTCGCTACCTTCCCCATCTTCTTCAAAACAG TGAGCTGATGTCCTCGCTAAGCGCCGATTCTGCCGCTGTCAGGTCCGGTTCATCACAAAGTTTGTCGGTGAGAGCCTGGTTCCGCTGCGTTCTGCAGCAACACCTCCACAAAAACCCAGACGGGTCTCAGACCAGGACAG GTCGGGCCTTTGAGGAGCAGCTGTGTGAACTGACCCGACTCGTGGTGAGGCTCCCCGAGGTGGACAGTCTTTTGCAGCGAGCCGGTCTCCAGTCAACGGCCTCCAGGCTGGAGCCAACTTCAGTCCTGGAGATGTTTGTCAAG GCTGTCAGCAGTGTGTATTGTGGGCTGCAGGTTCTGTCTGAGCGCTCAGTAATGGTGACCAGAGCCCTGGACTACATTGGTGACATCATGAAATACATTAAACCTGCTCTGGTCAGCAAGAACCAAGATGGCCTACAGCTGACCTACTGGGCTGTTG GTTGCATAGTGAAGCACTGGAGCCCCCTGCTGGCCACCTCCAAGGCCCAGCAGCTGCTGTTTCGCATTGTGGACGTGCTGCTGCTTCCCCACAACATCACACAGCAGGACAAGGCCCTGAGGGACAGCCTGCCTCTGTATCTACAG GGTCTGTCTGTAGCTTCCAGCGTCTCTCAGTCTCAGGGCGTCTATCTGAGGCAGCAGCTCCACTCTGTTACCCGCAGATATTTGGACCATTTCCTTCCTGCCTCGCCTTCGTTGGGCGTGATCTCCAACCACCCGGTGCTTCTGAGCGCCTGTGAGGTCCACCCAAACGCCAGGGGAGCAGCGCTGAGGAGGACCATCCTGGAGGTGCTCTG TGAGTGTTTCCTGCGGTTCAAAGGTCACGCCCCTCCTCCTCGCCTAGCATCACTGCTGATATTCGTCCTGGAGCTTCTGAGACGAAATGGTGACTCAGACCCCACCCTCGTCACGCTGCCCCTCCCCTGTCTGCTGCGCTGTTTGATGCTGGTCAACGAACCTCAGG TGAGGAAGACGAGTGCGGATACCTTGCAGCTTGTGGTTGAGCGATGTGCAACTGCGTCTACAGAGGGGCCATGTGACCAGATGATCTCTGTCTTACA GTCATTGGTGGAGGAGAGCGCTGGAGTCTACGACAGGCAGGTGTACAGCGTCCTGGAGACGGTGGCTGTCTTAGATCCGTCTGTGGTTCAGGCACTCATTCCCAAACTGTCTCTGAGCCTGAGAAACACCGAGCACAAGAGAGGAGTGGGCAAGAACATCGCCCTGAG GAGTTCATACAAGAAGGTGCTGCGCCTCCTTGGGGAGAGTGGGGAAGCTGAAATATCCAGTTTGGAAGCAGactga
- the klhl32 gene encoding kelch-like protein 32 isoform X5: protein MFSLCMVESEADEVTLQGVTCTGLKHALDFAYTGQIVLEPAVIQDVLSAGSHLQLLELLSLCSHYLIQELSSVNYLELYRVADLFHLPTLEEAVVTFLVEHLSELSQSRQDEAVQLPYRLLREVLKSDRLTSLSEEEIWKLVVLWLEHDCRYQYTEDLIQHVRYGLMDVPTLHQLARSHPLVQSSPTAAALVDEALDYHHSTFAQPLHQSARTRPRFQSLTLYIAGGRKREVSRVRELRYFNPAAQEHVRVAGGSNWSELAPMPTGRSHHCVAVMGNFLFVVGGEVEHATGRTCAVRTACRYDPRSNCWTEIASMKACREHFVLGVLGQCLYAVGGRNELRQVLPSVECYCPKRNKWMFVQPFDRSLSCHAGCVADSLLWVSGGVTNTAQYQNRLMVYDPEQDQWLARSPMLQRRVYHVMAAVRRQLYVLGGNDLDYNNDRILVRHIDSYNMDQDQWTRCSFSLLTGQNESGVAVHDDRIYVVGGYSIWTNEPLVCIQVLDLTTEGKEEVFYGPTLPFASNGIAACFLPAPYFTCPNLQTLQVPHHRIGAV from the exons atCGTTCTGGAGCCGGCGGTCATCCAGGACGTCCTGTCTGCAGGCAGCcacctccagctgctggagctCCTCAGCCTCTGCTCCCACTACCTCatccag GAACTGAGCAGCGTGAACTACCTGGAGCTGTACCGTGTGGCCGACCTGTTCCACCTCCCCACCCTGGAGGAGGCGGTGGTGACCTTCCTGGTGGAGCATCTGTCCGAGCTGAGCCAGAGCCGGCAGGACGAGGCCGTGCAGCTTCCCTACCGTCTCCTCAGAGAGGTGCTGAAGAGCGACCGCCTCACCTCCCTGAGCGAGGAGGAGATATGGAAG ctggtcGTCCTGTGGCTGGAACACGACTGTCGGTACCAGTACACTGAGGATCTGATCCAGCACGTCCGCTACGGCCTGATGGACGTCCCGACGCTGCACCAGCTGGCCCGCAGCCATCCACTGGTCCAATCCAGCCCCACCGCTGCCGCCCTAGTGGACGAGGCCCTGGACTACCACCACTCCACCTTCGCCCAGCCCCTACATCAATCTGCCCGCACCCGCCCCCGTTTCCAGTCCCTCACCCTCTACATCGCCGGTGGGCGGAAGCGGGAGGTGAGCAGAGTCAGGGAGCTGCGCTATTTCAACCCGGCTGCGCAGGAACACGTGCGAGTCGCCGGGGGGTCAAACTGGAGCGAGCTGGCCCCCATGCCCACCGGGCGCAGCCACCACTGTGTGGCCGTGATGGGGAATTTCCTGTTTGTGGTGGGCGGGGAGGTGGAGCACGCCACTGGCAGGACGTGTGCAGTCAGGACCGCTTGTAGATACGACCCCAGGAGCAACTGCTGGACGGAGATCGCCTCCATGAAGGCCTGCAGAGAACACTTTGTCCTGGGGGTGCTGGGGCAGTGCCTGTATGCGGTGGGGGGCAGGAACGAGCTGAGGCAGGTGCTGCCATCGGTGGAATGCTATTGTCCCAAGAGGAACAAGTGGATGTTCGTCCAGCCGTTCGACCGCTCCCTGTCCTGTCACGCTGGCTGTGTGGCCGACAGCCTGCTCTGGGTCTCAG GGGGAGTAACCAACACCGCCCAGTACCAGAACCGACTGATGGTGTACGACCCAGAACAG GACCAGTGGTTGGCCCGGAGTCCCATGTTGCAGAGGCGGGTTTACCACGTCATGGCGGCAGTGAGGAGGCAGCTCTACGTGTTGGGTGGAAACGACCTAGACTACAACAACGATCGCATCCTGGTCCGCCATATTGACTCCTACAACATGGACCAGGACCAGTGGACGCGCTGCTCCTTCAGCCTCCTCACAG GTCAGAATGAATCTGGAGTCGCCGTCCACGACGACAGGATCTACGTGGTTGGAGGCTACTCCATCTGGACCAACGAGCCTCTGGTATGCATTCAG GTGCTGGATCTGACCACAGAGGGCAAGGAGGAGGTTTTTTATGGACCAACGCTGCCGTTTGCCTCCAATGGGATAGCAGCTTGTTTCCTCCCGGCTCCTTACTTCACCTGCCCAAACCTACAGACTCTACAAGTACCCCATCACAGAATAGGTGCCGTTTGA